TTTAATTAGTGTGTCAACTGCATTACCGTTAGAATAGCGTTGCAGCTCGATATCCTTTGCACTCATGACTAAGGATTTCAAATCATAAAAGTTTGGTTTTGATACAGAATTGAGGCCTTTACCAGTTAAAAGCATTTGACCAAACTTTTTTGTATCCTGATAAGCAGTACCCGTGGTATCAAATATATTCATAGTAGCTATTCTTGTACTTCCAGTTGCATCATTGATCTGACCCTCCATACCCATTACCTTACCATTGGCCGGGGTCTGAGATAATGCAATGCGGCCTTCAATTACATAACCGCCTGCTACTGTCTTTGCAGCTGTATACAGATTTGTTAAATCACCATGGTCCGTGGATCTCTCATTTTTAAAATTAACTCTAAACTGACTATCATCGCCTTCATATGTCCCACATCTCTTATTATCTTCGTCCAGGAAAAATTCCACGCTATCTTTTTCATAAACATTACCGGAAGCATCGGAAATGTTAGCATCCTTTACTTCAGCAAGGAAATACACAGCATTATCATCCCACAACACTCTCATGGTTGCTGTTGTATTCGTACTGCCGGAACTTATCTTTGTAAATTTTACCGGTTCAGCAAGCTTCCAAGCATCTTCAATGTCTCCGTCAACACTATCCGGTGAGCCATAGTAAGCAACAACTCTTCCGCTGGCATCAAAACCATTAGCATCTACTGTTACCCTCTTAGTCCCTTGGTCCCCAGTAGTTGCCTTATCATAGCCGAGCTTCTGAGCAAGAGTCTTTGTTCCGTCGGCAACTGGCTTATCAAGAGCTTCCTTAAGTGCAGTTGCTAAATTGGCATTGCTTATCTGACCTTTTACAGTAATGATCTTGGTAAGACCCTTTTGAGCTGCAAACTTAATTGTATTTGCATACGTAAAGTCTTTCCCTGTTTTGTAACCCAATGCTTCAAGCAATATCTTGTAAATCATCTGAGCGGTCGCCGGGCCATTAGGATCAAATCTGCCTCCGCCTATACCAACCCATCCCAACTGCGGATTAGCCTTGAGATATGCTAAAATATTTCTTCCTTCTTTCCATGCTAATGAATCAGCATCAGCAAAGTTCACTTTAGATGAAAATTTAAGAGCCTCAGCCTCTAATCCACACAATTTAAGAGAGATTACTGCCGCCTGAATTCTAGTAGTTCCTTTTGCAAGGTAATCGGCATTTACACCATTCCCATCACCTTTAATTACATTAAGCTTTTCCAAATACTGTGCATCAGTCTGTGCGTTAGCAAATGCAGATATCGAAAATGTTGCTAGTACGCATATTGCTAAGACTATTGCAATTAACTTTTTGAAATTTCTCATACTCTCAATTCCTCCTGATAGAATAAATATTAAGGGTAACCTTTATAGCCTTGATTTTCATTGAATATCAAAACTATATAATATATCTTTAAGCAATTACTCCTAGAGCTCTTCAGAGACTGCTTTAAAGATCTTCTCAAGTATTTCCGGAAAGCCAAACGCAAGTTCTTTTTTCTTCTATAAAATCTATAATTTCACCACTATATGGAAAGTCAATTATTACAAAACCTTTACTTAATACTTGCATCCATTGTATTTTTATCCGACCCACACCAACCTTCACGATTTCGAACTAGTTACCATAACTTTTGAGTATAAACTCCCTTTTGGGGATTTATACCCGTCATGGATACAAAACCTATTTTAGGAATATTTTCACGTATTTTCTTCATATTAATACTATCACAAAGTAATTGGATGCTCATTTTTAAAAATCATACTATCTGACCTTATTACATAAAATAGGCACTTTAAAACAGCATTTATCTATTATTTACATAAAATATTACATTTTCAATAAATTTCTATAAATTCTATTTTAATTTCCTTTTTAGCTAACAATACTTTTAAGTTTAATCAATATTGCTTATATTGGTTGAGGTGCAAAACTAAAAACCCCACTTCTGCTCAATCCATAGCAAAAGTGGGGTTACCCATGTCATCCTACTTTACAATTTTCAACAAATCCGTTATCCAATACGTGCCTTGAGTGGTCAAAATAGATGTATCTGAGCACTAGCCTCTCCTTGGTTGCTGGTATATCCAATAAATTTATGTTTCTGAATGTAATTTCTTTGACTAAAGCTACCCAACTATGTAGACTAAATACTTAATTAATTTCTAATAGTTCGCTCGCAAATTCATCAGCATTTTTTCGATTTTAGTATCATCATATCCATAATATTCCAATAATAGTTTAATACCTCTTACCACTGTTTCATTAATATTAGTAGGAGAAATTTAAATGTTATGATCTACCGTGGTCACCTGAATTACGGACCCGGTACCATAACAATGCTGTCGACAACAAGGTACCCTAATATTGAGAACTTACCATCTTTTTATCCAATAGGATTTTGGAGGGAGGATATCCTTTGATTCTTTTAAATAGCTTGCTGAAATAGAAGATATCTTCAAAGCCGCATTTATATGCTGCATCCTTTACGGTAAACTCGCCACTAAGAAGAATATTCTCCGCATTGCTGATTTTCATCTTATTAATATATTCCTTTGCGGAACAACCTATATACTCTTTGAAAAGTGTTCCGAAATATGCGGTTGTTAGACCGGCATTTATGGCAAGTTCTTCTACTTTGATAGGCTTGTGGAGATTACTTAGGATATACCTGATGGTTTCTTGGATTCTGATGTCAATGTTTTGAACGTTAATTTTATAATAGAAGCGTTTGAAATAATTATGTAGAATCATCAAAAGCAATGCGCGAGCTTCTATTTCAAACCCTAGACTTTTTTTCAACCACACAAGTGTCAGTTCATTGTACAAATATAATAATTCTTCCGAGGTGCCAACATGGGATACCAATGGAAAAGGAAGCTCAACATCATTCCCTTTAATGTCATATAACTGGAAATTTACAGAAAATGCTTCCATTGGGTTGTTCGCATCCGTAGTTGCGCTTCGCTGGCTGCCTTTCGGAATACAAATGAGATCGCCCTGATTGACTTCATAATATTCACCATTCACTTTGTAAAAGGCTTTCCCTCTTGAGAAATAGGATAAATCAATAAAGTTAATTGTTGCATCTTGAATAACCCAGTTTGGAGTAGCGCGCCTATTATTAAAATAGTCTATTTGTGGATTAATTTCCTTGTAGTCCATAAAAATACCCCATTTTCCGAAAAAAGTACAAATGATTTAATTTACATCCATGGATTTTATTATAAGATTTTCATATTATATTATCAATAGTCAATAAAAAACATGTCGAATCTTACATACTATATCAAACGGGAGGTGTTTTTAATGTTCGTCAAGCCACGTACGACGTAACCCAAGGGACAAGTACGTAGTGCGAAAGTAGGTATATTTAAATAGTTAATTCGTCGAAAAATTACAAAATCTTCAGCTTATCACAACATTTCAATCTGTAAAGTATTAAAAAATCCAAAATCTGAGAATTGGGTAACTCTAAAACGAGATTTTAGAGGTTGCCTTAGAAAAGGAGCAAAACTAAGATGAAAGATAAAAAACTCTTAATCAACGTATCCCGCCTCCTCGTAGTCATCATGCTGTTCTCATTATTCACGGTTACTCCCGTCCCGGTCACAGCGGCTGAAGGCGAACCAACACTTGAACTGAACAACCTCATTGCACAAGCCGAAGCTTTAAAAGCCGGCAACGAGGAATTCCAGCTGCAGATTAGCCACACTGACGACGGATCCGACGTGAACAAAGCTTTCCCCTGGGTGTACGCCAACGAACTCGAAGATCTTAATAACGCGCTTGAGTCCGCGCGCAATGAGCTTACTCCCGTCGATGAAGCTATAGCCAACCTTCAGGACGCAATAGTGAGTTTCAATGAAAAGATCAAAGCGGACGGTTCAGATCCCTATTTCTGTCTTGATCCTGGTCCTGGTAAAGTACCTGTAAAAATTACCGAGCCCACAAATGTCTGGACCTCAAGAACCCCGCTTGACAACCGTGTCCCTGCCGACTTTGCTGGTGGCACATTCAATATGATTCCGTATCCTTTTGCAGATTCCGAAGGCAAAGCTGATGTACTCCAGATCAATTACGCCCATAACGGAGTAAGCACGTTCGGAGGAATTAGCATTCAATCTCTGTTGTCCCCGGCTGTAAATGTCCCCGAAGGCTCAACTATTGAGTTTGATGTGTACTATCCTAAGAGCGCGCAGGGCAAATACATGAGGTGGAGAATGAGAAATACCAGCTCTAACATCGATAGCTACCTCAGGGATTACCAGTACAACAACCTTAACCCCGACTGGGTTGGCAGCTACAACGGTGAAACCTGGTTGGTGACTCACAACAGCGTCACTGCCTCAACAGGCGATTCCTCGGACTTCGTTCTAGAACTCCATGGTGAGACCGGCCGTCCCGCAGAAACCGGGATGCTCCTTGTCGCAAACATCAAAATAACCGCACCCGATCCCCAAGGCGTTGCGCTCCCCAACGTAGTCAACAATGAAAATCAAAGTGTCGTAGCACCTTTAAAGAGTGTTTACAACAGTGAAAATGGCATGTTTATGGTCGGTGCCATCGGAACCGGAGCAGTAACCGAAACTAGAGCCAATCACTATGAAATCTTTGTCGACGGCAACAATCTCAAGGCCGATGGAACACATCCTCGTGGCCCGAGCTGGCTGAAAAGCGTTACTGGTGATGCCCTGAATGGCGCAACCACCACCCCTGGCGTAAGTGAATACAGTTTCCCGACCAACTCTTATCAAGCGATAAGAGATTCCGGAACTCCCGGAGAGTACAAGTCTCACGGCCATGTTTTGGCATGGTACAACCAAGCCCCTTCATGGATGACACAGATTATTCCTGCGAACCTTCCAGTCGGATATAACGGCACAACCGATTTCTACGGCTTGGGCAACGGCGTTACAACCACGGTTAAGGTAGACAAAGAAATGGCCAGAAGAGTTCAGTTTAACCACACAATGTATGTGATGCGTCACTTCCTAAGCACAGATACGAAGTATGGCTCAAGCGTATCCCGCGGAGTAATCCCCTTCAATTCATGGGACGTACTCAACGAAGAGGTTCACGAGAGCCGCCACAGCGAAAACATTCCCCAGAATGTGAATAGTTGGAGAACGAGTCTCAAACACACCAACTGGCTTGCTGCAATGTCAGATGATTTAATTGGTGGCGACATCAAAGATCATTACATTTACTTGCTTTTCAAATACGCGCACATCGCGGCCCCCAACGCCAAGATGGCGGCAGCTTACAAAGCCAACTATGCTGACCTTCCCGAGTACATGAAGCTCGATGAGCACGACACCAATGGAAGCATTGACGCCTATATCGTTGACAATCCTCCTAAACTGACCTACAACGATTACGGCCTTGCTACCCGCAGCAAAGCGAGGACTGTATACAACATGGTTCTCGAACTGAACACCGCATGGCTCTCCGATCCGCTGTATGACGGAAGGCCCCTTATCGAAGACATCGGTATCCAGGGACATGATTCGATCGGAAATACCCTTGCAAGCGATAACCAATATGCCATGGCCCTCTATGCCTCTCTCGTTGACCGAGGCCTTCTTTCCGGTATTTCCTACTCGGAACTAGACCTTAAGGTGCCGACCAACACCCCCGGCGGCGGTGCGACTGCTCCTGCAGTGCTCAATGTCAGACAGTCTGACGCCCTTGGTTATGAGTATGCGCTGATGTATAAAATGTTCACCAAGTTCGCCCCGTACATCGATCACATCATCAGCTGGGGCGTATCCGGTTCAGGATGGCAGGGAAGCTATGTGCTGTTTGACAGTCAGAGCAATGCCAATGCTGGTTACTACGGCGCCATTAATCCGGACAGATTCATTCTTGGACATTCATACCTGCATGATTTCTTTAATAGCGAATACGAGAAACTTCAGGACGGCTATAAAATTGACCTCGGCGACCTTGGAATGTATACACCAAAATCGTCCAATGCGAATCTCAGCGATCTGACCCTTAGTGTGGGAACACTCCAGCCGACATTCACCTCAGCAACCACTCAATGCAGTACTTCCCTGCAGGATGCGACCGGCATTAAGGTGACTGCGACAACGGCTGATAGCAAGGCATCAATTAAAGTGAATGGCACGGTTGTTACCAGCGGTACAGCTTCCGGAACAATATCGCTGACACCTGGTATAGTGACGAATATAAAGGTACAGGTAACAGCTGAAAACGGTAGGGTAAAGATTTACACTATAAAAGTAACAAATAGCAAAACTCCGTCTTCTCCCAGCACCGGAACATCATCTTCTACACCTGTAGTGCCAGTTGTTCAGGATCAAAAAGTAACCATGCAAACGACTGTGAAGAATGGAATCGCATTCGTTCCGACACTGGATCTGGAAAAAGCAAAGGAATTTCTGGCAAAAGATGTTACCATAGATATACCTGTGGTTCAAGGAGTGAATTCTTACTCGGTAGGCTTACCTGCTGCTGCACTGACAAGTGGAACAAAGGATGACAAGCTCACTCTTTCCACTGAATTGGGTAAGGTTGTAATCTCCGGTAACATGTTGACCGGCACAGCTGAAAGCGGCGGCAAGGAAGTAGCACTGGAAATTGGCAAAAGTGACAAGTCCAAGCTCCCGTTGGAAGTGAAGGCAGCTCTCGGCGATAGGCCAATCATACAGCTTACCCTTACGGTAGACGGAAAAGAAACAGTCTGGAGCAATCCCAGCGCACCTGTAACCGTATCCGTGCCTTACAAGCCAACTGCGGACGAATTGAAGAATCCCGAAATGATTGTTGTTTGGTACATTGACGGAAGCGGAAATATTATTACAATACCAAGCGGACGCTATGTCCCCAATAACGGTATGGTAATCTTCACAACAACTCATTTCAGCGACGACTATGCGATATCTTACGTATCCAAGACATTCACAGATCTTGGAAGGGCAGCATGGGCCAAGAAAGCGGTCGAAGTACTTGCATCAAAGGATATTCTCAAGACAGAGGGTAATGTATTCAATCCGACAACCGATATCACAAGGGCAGATTTCCTTTACTCACTTGTTAGGACACTTGGATTAACTACAAAGACAAGTGGCAATTTCAGCGATGTACAGGAGGATGCTTACTATTATAATGAAATTGCAATTGCTAAAGCTCTTGGTATTACGAGTGGCATAGGCAACGACAAATTCGGCAGCGATAACAGAATCACAAGGCAGGACATGATGGTGTTGACAGAAAGAGCCTTGAAACTTGTGAAAAGTCTGAACAAGCAAGGTAGGGCTGCGGATCTGGATAAATTCTACGACAAGTCCAAAGTTGCTTCTTATGCAGTGAACAGCGTAGCTACCATGGTTAAGGAAGGGTTGATTGTAGGTAGCAATAATAAAGTCAATCCGACTGGGAATGCAACCAAAGCAGAAGCCGCAGTATTCCTCTATAAACTGTATAATAAGTAAGAAATTCTCATAATGATTATGGAAAGCCGTGCTAACATTGTTGGCACGGTTTCTGCTATGTGTGCCAAAAAATTATTCGATTTCACTAATGTTAATGACATTGATAAAATGTAAGAAAATAGGGGTTAAATTTTGTATGTATATGGCGGTAACAAAATAACTTATAGAGTGTATCAAGGATGAAAGGAAACTACCAGATGGAAATACGAAATGATCACAAGATGAGCAGATCAGGAAAACAATATATACAACAAATATAATAAAGAGTTAAACTGTCAGTTCAGGGATGTTACAAAAACAAAGTCTGTATTCCCATAACATTGCTCACTAGAGAAAATGTCTATCTGGAATCAAAGATACCCGAACTGGGATCAGGTATGAGCCAATAAATGATTATGTACGACGGAAGGCTAGACATCTAAGTATAGATAAGCCCCCACCGCCCTAAAGGGCTCGTCTTCATTGCCAGACCGATATAAAACTTAGTTTTAAAACTCTGCTTCACAACCAACTCATAATTTATAAAACCGTCAAACAGAAGACACTCTCCTCCCGATTGACGGTTCATCTAAAAATTAAAAAATAACCTATACTCATCAAAAATTGATTCGCGCATACCCGCCGTAAATCAAGTACCCGACAATAGTAAATCCTTGAGCCATTTCGGCAAGCAGCTCACTTTTTTATACTCCTGAATTTTATTTATCACTTCTGCTGCATCCTCTTCCCGCATGAATCTATTTTATTAGAACAGACTATAGCAATAAAAACTAATAAAAAGCAAATCATATCTATCATAAAAACAACTTCTTCACAATTCAATCTCTAATCTATTTTATCTATTTATTTAATTTTATAATGCAAACATTACCTATTTATAAATATTGTGTTAAATGCAATTAGCATATCCTATATTTATCAACTTGGAAATTAAATGCGAGTACTTTTTGCGTTTTAATATGTATAAATTTACAAACATATTAATCATTCTATAATTTCATCCTTAATAATTTGTAAAATATTATTGAATGTGTTAAACTTTCCTTTTATTATATAACTCTCAGGAATTGTTATTTTAAATTCTTCTTCGATATCTACAAATACGTAAAGCAAGTCTCTAGGAGCAAGTTTAATATTTGAACCCAGTAAATAATCATTCTTAGCCTCAATGTCCATTTCTATAAAATCAAGCTTAAATCTTTTTAAAAATATATTTTCAAGTTCTTTCTCAATATTTCTTTTACATGTTATCACACTAATCCCCCCTTTAAAACTTGCATTTTCTGACTGCTGGATACAATATGTCTATATAGCAGGTACAACATCCGCATTTCCCGTCAGTTTTTTTATTACATTGTCTGTAAGAGCTTTTGCATCCTCTTGATTTAGTATATTTGTAACAGATATATTATTTTTTTTGAAGTTTTGCTTTTTTACATCAACTAATTCAGAATCTACAGTAAGATACTGCATAGACTTTAAAAATTGTGAACCTTTAAAGTCAAAACTATTGTTAGATAAATTAAAAAAGTCTGCCTCAAAGCCAAGTTTATAACGAATAGATAAAGATATCTTCTCAAAATAAATTGGTAGGTAGTCTCCGTATAGAGTACTAAATATAGCAATATCAGGGAATATAGCTTGAGAAATCTCAAATGCAAATATACCAAAGTTATTATTAAATTCTTTATTAAACGGCATTAACCCTCCTGGAATACCTATAACTATTATATCTGGCTGTTCTTCAATCTCAATCTTTTTTATATAATTATTAAATAAAATAATTTTTTTCGTTTCCGGTAAACATGTACTATACATAAAATCAGGAAAAGAATGTATCCCTAGCATCTCGCAATAGTGCCTTGACCCAACCTGTGAAACTTTATAACCTGCCTCTATAAGATTTTCTCGAAGAGATAGTTGTATTTCAAATTTGTGGGTTCTCTCAGCTACCCCCAAAACAAAAACTACAGGTACAGTAATTTCCAAAAGACTATCTAAGTTGCACGTATCTGAACCCTTATTTAATCCCTTAGAAGGACTAAAGTATTTAAAATACTTACCTTTACTCATACACTTTTCATTTATCTCTTTAAAAAGTTCATCTTCAAGATTTAATGTACAAATGATATTTTTACCCTTATCTGCTGCTACTTGTATTTTAGAATAAACTAATTTTTTAATGTCTAATTTGTTATATGACTCCATAAAAAGCACAGTATCTACTGAGTCAATCAATTCATTAAAACTACTATTCACATTTATACCAATATCTTCTCCACCATCTACACTTCCTGCATCCTTAGAGCTAAATCCCCACCCATTAGGAGATACAATCCCTGTAAGTTCGTAATTGCCCATTAAATTAGTATGTCTGACAATAGGGCTAGATTGAATATCAAATGGATAAATCAATAGTTTCTCTTTACTGTTCATATGTTTTCCCCCAAAAGTAAATTCATTAAATGTACTAAATGGATACCATGTCTAAAACCGGGATAGTGTTCTTATCAAAGTCATGTCCTAGTTCCCTTAATACACAATAATCCTTCAATTCGCTTTCCAGAACTCTTTTTACTCTTGTACAACCAGACAGTTTCTTTTCTTTAGAGAGCTCAGTTATGTTATCTGCTGAAGCAGCACATAACTGACAAAGTCTAAAAGCCCAACAATTCTTGCAGTTTTCTTTACTTAATTGTCCAATATTCATAATATTCCTAACTTTATCTATATCAAAGCCATAATCAACATGCCCAATCTTCATTACGTCGGAAGTTTCGCTACACCTTTCGCAAGGAAACATATTTCCGTCAACATCAATGAACAATCTATTTGCTCCTGCAATACATGGTCCCCCCGGATGTGCCTTATCAGGCAAATTTTTCATTATATTCCACTCTTGTTGCATTTTAACCTTTAAAATACTGTACTCAATTGATATAATCTTAGAGACATTTTGTTCATTGAGCCTTTTGATTTTTGAAAGATACATTTTAAAGGTCTCATATTGGCGCTTTACAATAAAATCCTCTTCAACCTTATAAGAATCTTTTATATAATTGTCACTTATATATGTTGAATTCATAATTGAGTCGTTAAGAATATCAGAATTAAAAAAGAAGTCGTTAATACATCCAAAATCATTTTCAGTATCCATAACAATATTAATAAATATTTTTTTCATGTAATCAGGATATTTTAACTTTATTATTTCTATATTTTTCATGATAACATCAAAGGTACCCTTTCCATTAGCTGAGAATCTCCTGTTTTTATCATGTGCTTCTTTATTACCATCAAGGCTTATAGTAAGATTCAAGTTATGATTTACAAAATAATCAACAATTTCTTCTGTGAGAAGTGTTCCATTTGTAGTCATATTAAAGGTGATATTTTTGCCTTCTGCCATTTCTTCTGCATATTCTATACACTTTTTAATTAGATCAAATTCAAGTAAAGGTTCCCCTCCATAAAATCCCAAACTTATATGTTGTGTATCAGTTGAATGATTTATCAAAAAATCAATAGCTTTTTTAGCAGTTTCAAAAGTCATCGTTTTATTTTCATGGGTACGATTAAAGTATTTACCTGAATAAGCACAATAAGAACACCTTAGATTACAATTTCTTGTTATCTGTAACGTAGCCATCTCAAGTTTTCTGTTGAGATAATATTTTAATGTATCATTTGCAGGATGTGCTATCTCGGATACTCGTTTATTTAATAAAAAACCATTATTCTTTAAGTAAATAATATCTGCATCCTGCTCAATATTAGCAATATCCTGTTTATCCTTTAATACTCCCCAAAGCTTTTCATAAATGCGACCACTAATTTTCAAAATATAGTTGGTATTGACATCAAATAGATAATATCCTCCTGGTGTCTGAAATAGATGAATAAAAGGTTTATCTGAATTCATAGTTCCTCCTTTAAATCCATTTGCTTTGAGATATATTCATCTATAAAAAGGTACTTGTTATAATAAATATCATCCGTTGATAAACAATTCTTACAACGGATGATATTTATAGTCAGTACTTTCAGAAGATGTACTCTCTCCTACTCAACGTAAAATTACTATTGATAGGTATAAGCAAAATCTTTTACAATGTGGTCTTTCAGTAAAATACATAAATTCAATTATTTGTTATATTGATAATACGAACTGTTTTCCAATGCACTAGCAGCAGCAAACGTATGAGCGCTACATGGATAGTAGCAATTAGAAGAACAGATTGAATAACAATTGTTCGCATATGCCTCTATAGTTTCTGTTTCTGTAATCAATTTTTTACGTAACTTATTCATACAATAACCTCCTCTCAAATTATTTTCCATTTTAAATGTAAATCATGGCCATAATCACTTAAATGGTTCTATATGAATTCTAAGTAACATTAAATGTTATTTAGAAAATCATTAGTGTATTTTCACCACTGTTTTTGCTTACATCTATAAAATCAAAATTAAGAGTCCAATTATTCCTCTAATAATCCTAAACATCCGTGACAACTATGAAAGTCCGAAAAATTAGTATAATTAAAATATTGTAATTTAAGTTTTAAAAGGTGGTTTAAGAATATTGAAACATAGAAGTTACGTAGGAAAAATATTTTCTCTGAAGTAAGCCTACTACTTGATCAATTAAAACTAAAGCAATAGTAACTGCAGAAAATTTAATTACAATATCAAAATCCTTTTTAAGCATATCGTAGTCCATTGCTTGCTTATTAGCGGAAAACCATATTAATTCCTAATGAAGCGATAATACACACAAAAACAATACTAACTTTTTTAATATAAGGGTTTAGTAATTTAAAAATTCTTATGAAAATAACTTTGTTTTCTCTATATATAACATTTATAATCGCAAAATTATTTTTTTGATTAACATCATAATCTTAAATAACTTTTTTAAAACTTACTTTTTATACCAGTATTATAACTTATATACATAATTTGTCAACTTTTTTTGTAATTTTAGTTTAAATTTGTATCTTTTGTTAAATAATTACGTGGTTGATGTAAAAATTCACAAAGCATTTATCCTTCATTAGTTTCAAAATACACGAAAATAATATTTAGAAAATTAGCGAACTGCTATTAGTGATGGCGATGTTATCGCTTTTTATGATACTAATATAGGATATGCTTATGTTAATATCAGTATCCCACCTCCGTCTCCATGATTTTGATTTTGTTCTTTCAAACCAGATAGCCAAAAATAAAAAGAACAGACGTTATTATCTGTTCTTTCATCATGCTTTAGTAGTATATTAATATTATAATTCTACATTAGGATTGCTTTCGTATGCCGAGCCCATTAAGCACATCTGATCAAGAACCTCAGCATACAAATCAAACAAAGCTTTTAACCGGTCAATATCTTTAATCACACCCACTACGCAAAAGTATAACTCATCAATGCCCTCGGGAAAGCTCTTGGCAAACCATCCTTCGTCATCTTTTATCTCAAGACGGATTTCAGGTTGAAACTCAATCAGTTGTCTGATTTTACCATTTGCAAACAGTGTGCGGAGCTTCTGCTCATCATTGCCTTTTATAATAAAGTCTTCGTCAAACTCGGGAAATCCGACCTCAACATCTTGACCGCCGAAAGCTTTGCCAATCTCACTAAAGATACCTTTCCTGTAAATCTTA
This region of Clostridium sp. BNL1100 genomic DNA includes:
- a CDS encoding S-layer homology domain-containing protein; protein product: MKDKKLLINVSRLLVVIMLFSLFTVTPVPVTAAEGEPTLELNNLIAQAEALKAGNEEFQLQISHTDDGSDVNKAFPWVYANELEDLNNALESARNELTPVDEAIANLQDAIVSFNEKIKADGSDPYFCLDPGPGKVPVKITEPTNVWTSRTPLDNRVPADFAGGTFNMIPYPFADSEGKADVLQINYAHNGVSTFGGISIQSLLSPAVNVPEGSTIEFDVYYPKSAQGKYMRWRMRNTSSNIDSYLRDYQYNNLNPDWVGSYNGETWLVTHNSVTASTGDSSDFVLELHGETGRPAETGMLLVANIKITAPDPQGVALPNVVNNENQSVVAPLKSVYNSENGMFMVGAIGTGAVTETRANHYEIFVDGNNLKADGTHPRGPSWLKSVTGDALNGATTTPGVSEYSFPTNSYQAIRDSGTPGEYKSHGHVLAWYNQAPSWMTQIIPANLPVGYNGTTDFYGLGNGVTTTVKVDKEMARRVQFNHTMYVMRHFLSTDTKYGSSVSRGVIPFNSWDVLNEEVHESRHSENIPQNVNSWRTSLKHTNWLAAMSDDLIGGDIKDHYIYLLFKYAHIAAPNAKMAAAYKANYADLPEYMKLDEHDTNGSIDAYIVDNPPKLTYNDYGLATRSKARTVYNMVLELNTAWLSDPLYDGRPLIEDIGIQGHDSIGNTLASDNQYAMALYASLVDRGLLSGISYSELDLKVPTNTPGGGATAPAVLNVRQSDALGYEYALMYKMFTKFAPYIDHIISWGVSGSGWQGSYVLFDSQSNANAGYYGAINPDRFILGHSYLHDFFNSEYEKLQDGYKIDLGDLGMYTPKSSNANLSDLTLSVGTLQPTFTSATTQCSTSLQDATGIKVTATTADSKASIKVNGTVVTSGTASGTISLTPGIVTNIKVQVTAENGRVKIYTIKVTNSKTPSSPSTGTSSSTPVVPVVQDQKVTMQTTVKNGIAFVPTLDLEKAKEFLAKDVTIDIPVVQGVNSYSVGLPAAALTSGTKDDKLTLSTELGKVVISGNMLTGTAESGGKEVALEIGKSDKSKLPLEVKAALGDRPIIQLTLTVDGKETVWSNPSAPVTVSVPYKPTADELKNPEMIVVWYIDGSGNIITIPSGRYVPNNGMVIFTTTHFSDDYAISYVSKTFTDLGRAAWAKKAVEVLASKDILKTEGNVFNPTTDITRADFLYSLVRTLGLTTKTSGNFSDVQEDAYYYNEIAIAKALGITSGIGNDKFGSDNRITRQDMMVLTERALKLVKSLNKQGRAADLDKFYDKSKVASYAVNSVATMVKEGLIVGSNNKVNPTGNATKAEAAVFLYKLYNK
- a CDS encoding sugar-binding protein, with the protein product MRNFKKLIAIVLAICVLATFSISAFANAQTDAQYLEKLNVIKGDGNGVNADYLAKGTTRIQAAVISLKLCGLEAEALKFSSKVNFADADSLAWKEGRNILAYLKANPQLGWVGIGGGRFDPNGPATAQMIYKILLEALGYKTGKDFTYANTIKFAAQKGLTKIITVKGQISNANLATALKEALDKPVADGTKTLAQKLGYDKATTGDQGTKRVTVDANGFDASGRVVAYYGSPDSVDGDIEDAWKLAEPVKFTKISSGSTNTTATMRVLWDDNAVYFLAEVKDANISDASGNVYEKDSVEFFLDEDNKRCGTYEGDDSQFRVNFKNERSTDHGDLTNLYTAAKTVAGGYVIEGRIALSQTPANGKVMGMEGQINDATGSTRIATMNIFDTTGTAYQDTKKFGQMLLTGKGLNSVSKPNFYDLKSLVMSAKDIELQRYSNGNAVDTLIKDSETAIADKASTQAKFDDLHIKLQAAIDNLVHNDLSFDEKECRDIPKAYKTSDPESIRGSIVRVDYKTNTYDQDAKALDKYMLVYLPHGYDANDKTKKYDIVYLIHGNAESQHTAFGGVGQNSELMRAVDNLIAAGKMKPMIIVTPTWYNTAPYTPERQKEDGLFRIKNFHNELVKDIIPTIEGKFNVYAQSNSEKDLLAARNHRAVAGFSMGSACTWYNYIYSINYFKYYVPISLWCWQDVDSIKKEGYNFTGTDDEIKAKYLAEIAKKAGYTKDDIRIFCATGTADLAYNGMNSQITEMKKLTDTFVYSADLRKGNFYYITLEGGAHNWTCVDRYLYNILPDLFLDNK
- a CDS encoding AraC family transcriptional regulator, which codes for MDYKEINPQIDYFNNRRATPNWVIQDATINFIDLSYFSRGKAFYKVNGEYYEVNQGDLICIPKGSQRSATTDANNPMEAFSVNFQLYDIKGNDVELPFPLVSHVGTSEELLYLYNELTLVWLKKSLGFEIEARALLLMILHNYFKRFYYKINVQNIDIRIQETIRYILSNLHKPIKVEELAINAGLTTAYFGTLFKEYIGCSAKEYINKMKISNAENILLSGEFTVKDAAYKCGFEDIFYFSKLFKRIKGYPPSKILLDKKMVSSQY
- a CDS encoding peptide maturation system acyl carrier-related protein, which produces MITCKRNIEKELENIFLKRFKLDFIEMDIEAKNDYLLGSNIKLAPRDLLYVFVDIEEEFKITIPESYIIKGKFNTFNNILQIIKDEIIE